The following are from one region of the Lacinutrix sp. Bg11-31 genome:
- a CDS encoding DNA polymerase III subunit alpha, translating into MYLNCHSYYSLRFGTFSETDLLDLAEANAIDTIALTDINNTSACINFVRQAKKRNIKPIIGIDFRNGTDQNYVGIAKNNAGFKALNQFLSKHSEQKLLLPDVATLLLANVATTLANVAIIYPFEKVLQQNKVQFTDNEFIGVSVDDLRKLRFSSLKQQQQHKIVLLQQVTVRDKKDFNAHRLLRAIDNNTLLSKLEKTEECNPSDKMFSLEELKIAVAEFPFILENTKKLMDECDVHFGFDDERTSQNQKLYTDSFENDCLLLEKLCKEGLPKRYANPTPKVHARLKTELDTIKAMEFVSFFLINHDIVSYANSKGYFHVGRGSGANSIVAYIIGITDVDPIELDLYFERFINPFRASPPDFDIDFSWKDRDDVTAYIFKRFKHTALLATYNTFKYRAVVRELGKVFGLPKEEIDKLSKHNYNISTLDEISKLVLKYGKLIEGFPNHLSVHSAGILILDQPVHYYSATNLPPKGFSTVQFDMNIAEDVGVFKFDILGQRGLAKIKEALEIIAQNKPELPPIDITNVEAFKRDPKINNLLKSGGAIGAYYVESPAMRGLMQQLQTQDYLGLVAASSIIRPGVSGSGMKEEFIKRHRNPEKRKEAHPILYKIMPETYGVMVYQEDVLKVANQFADLTLGEADVLRRGMSGKYRSKKEFEAVEEKFISNCRSKGYKDDLIFEVWNQIKSFAGYAFAKGHSASYAVESYQSLFLKCYFPLEFMTAVLNNGGGFYSAEHYFHEARQQGATICLPCVNRSDHPNRLIDTSIYLGFGYLKNLEAYTIKRLLTERQLNGLFKSLDDFIDRIVISIEQLTILIRIDAFRFTNKPKVELLWQAIFKLNAKGKNTVQSKLFKTEHKQFTLPKLDNNWIENAYDEMELIGFPLCNYFDLVNEDMKHDVLASQMNQFIGKSVLIYGNLVTTRFNKTSQGKLMRLSTFVDKNGDYFDAVHFTNVVNQFPINGLGIYACYGRITDRFGFYSMSVVWSKKLSVVNDPRNV; encoded by the coding sequence ATGTATTTAAACTGTCACTCATATTATTCTTTACGTTTTGGAACATTTTCTGAAACTGATCTTTTAGATTTAGCTGAAGCTAATGCTATAGACACTATTGCGTTGACAGATATTAACAACACATCTGCTTGTATAAATTTTGTTAGGCAGGCAAAAAAGCGGAATATTAAGCCAATAATTGGTATCGATTTTAGAAATGGTACAGATCAAAACTATGTTGGTATTGCAAAAAACAATGCTGGTTTTAAAGCGTTAAATCAGTTTTTGTCGAAACATTCTGAGCAAAAATTACTGTTGCCAGATGTTGCAACACTGTTGTTGGCAAATGTTGCTACAACGTTGGCTAACGTTGCTATAATATATCCTTTTGAGAAAGTATTACAACAAAACAAGGTGCAATTCACTGATAATGAGTTTATTGGTGTATCTGTAGACGATTTGCGTAAACTTAGGTTTTCATCTCTAAAGCAACAACAACAACACAAAATAGTGTTGTTGCAACAAGTAACCGTAAGAGATAAAAAAGATTTTAATGCACATCGATTATTAAGAGCAATAGATAATAATACTTTACTAAGTAAACTAGAAAAAACAGAAGAGTGTAATCCTTCCGATAAAATGTTCTCTTTAGAGGAATTGAAAATAGCTGTTGCTGAATTTCCTTTTATTTTAGAAAATACAAAAAAATTGATGGATGAATGTGATGTCCATTTTGGGTTTGATGATGAACGCACGTCTCAAAATCAAAAATTATACACAGACTCATTTGAAAATGATTGTTTGCTATTAGAAAAACTTTGCAAAGAAGGTTTGCCAAAACGCTATGCAAATCCAACTCCAAAAGTACATGCACGTTTAAAAACAGAATTAGATACCATTAAAGCGATGGAATTTGTGTCTTTTTTTCTTATCAATCATGATATCGTGTCTTATGCTAACAGCAAAGGTTATTTTCATGTTGGTAGAGGTAGTGGAGCTAATAGTATAGTGGCTTATATTATTGGTATTACAGATGTAGATCCTATTGAATTAGATTTATATTTTGAACGCTTTATTAATCCATTTAGAGCATCACCACCAGATTTTGATATCGATTTTTCTTGGAAAGATCGTGATGATGTTACTGCTTATATTTTTAAAAGATTCAAGCATACTGCATTATTAGCAACATATAATACGTTTAAATATAGAGCGGTTGTTAGAGAATTAGGAAAGGTTTTCGGTTTGCCAAAAGAAGAAATAGATAAACTGAGTAAGCACAATTATAATATTTCTACTTTAGATGAAATTTCAAAACTGGTTTTAAAATACGGTAAACTTATTGAAGGTTTTCCAAATCATCTAAGTGTGCATTCCGCAGGAATTTTAATATTAGATCAACCTGTACATTATTATTCCGCAACAAATTTACCTCCAAAAGGATTTTCTACAGTACAATTTGATATGAATATTGCCGAAGATGTTGGTGTCTTTAAGTTTGATATTTTAGGACAACGTGGTTTAGCAAAAATTAAAGAAGCGCTAGAAATTATTGCGCAAAACAAACCAGAATTACCACCAATAGACATTACCAATGTTGAAGCTTTTAAAAGAGATCCTAAAATTAATAACTTACTTAAATCGGGTGGTGCAATTGGTGCATATTATGTAGAATCTCCTGCTATGAGAGGATTAATGCAACAATTACAAACACAAGATTATCTTGGTTTGGTGGCAGCAAGTTCTATAATTAGACCAGGAGTTTCTGGTTCAGGAATGAAGGAGGAATTTATTAAAAGGCATCGTAATCCTGAAAAAAGAAAAGAAGCGCATCCTATTTTGTATAAAATTATGCCAGAAACCTACGGAGTGATGGTTTATCAGGAAGATGTTTTAAAAGTGGCTAATCAGTTTGCAGATTTAACTTTAGGTGAAGCAGATGTGCTTAGAAGAGGAATGAGTGGTAAGTATAGATCTAAAAAAGAGTTTGAAGCTGTTGAAGAAAAGTTTATCTCTAATTGTAGAAGTAAAGGTTATAAAGACGACTTGATTTTTGAAGTATGGAATCAAATTAAAAGTTTTGCAGGTTATGCTTTTGCAAAAGGGCATTCAGCTTCTTATGCTGTTGAGAGCTATCAGAGCTTGTTTTTAAAATGCTATTTCCCTTTAGAATTTATGACTGCTGTACTTAATAATGGAGGTGGTTTTTATAGTGCAGAACATTATTTTCATGAAGCAAGGCAACAAGGAGCAACAATCTGTTTGCCTTGTGTAAACAGAAGTGATCACCCAAATAGACTTATTGATACATCTATTTATTTAGGATTTGGGTATTTAAAAAACTTAGAAGCTTATACTATTAAAAGATTATTGACTGAAAGGCAATTAAATGGTCTGTTTAAGTCTTTAGACGATTTTATTGATAGAATTGTAATTAGTATTGAACAGCTTACTATTTTAATTAGAATTGATGCTTTTAGGTTTACTAATAAACCAAAAGTAGAGTTACTTTGGCAAGCCATTTTTAAACTGAATGCAAAAGGTAAAAATACAGTACAATCAAAATTGTTTAAAACGGAACACAAACAATTTACATTACCAAAATTAGATAATAACTGGATTGAAAATGCTTATGATGAAATGGAACTCATTGGGTTTCCATTATGCAATTATTTTGATTTGGTTAATGAAGATATGAAACATGATGTTTTAGCATCGCAAATGAATCAGTTTATTGGTAAATCTGTTTTAATATATGGAAATCTGGTAACGACACGTTTTAATAAAACATCACAAGGTAAATTGATGCGCTTAAGTACATTCGTAGATAAAAATGGAGATTATTTTGATGCTGTACATTTTACAAATGTGGTGAATCAATTTCCAATTAATGGATTAGGAATCTATGCTTGTTATGGCAGAATAACAGATAGGTTTGGTTTTTATAGTATGAGTGTCGTGTGGAGTAAAAAATTATCAGTCGTTAATGATCCTAGAAATGTTTGA
- the dinB gene encoding DNA polymerase IV yields MQNNILHLDLDTFFVSCERLIDSRLQNRPLLVGGTGDRGVVAACSYETRVFGVHSGMSMKVARRLCPEATVIRGDASIYTKYSHLVTEIIKEKAPIFEKASVDEFYVDLTGMDKFYGCYKYASELRQKIIKDTGLPISFGLSTNKIVSKVATGEAKPNNQLQIDSGFEKDFLAPLSIRKIPSVGEKTYQVLRGLGVDTISVIQQMPLEMMISALGANGRTIWKRANGIDNPPLVPFYERKSLSTERTFGKDTIDMVKLRTTIFAMAENLAFQLRKGNKLAGTLSVKIRYSDFNTYTKQVKITYSSADHVIIPKVLELFEKLYQRRLLIRLVGVKISDIVTGNYQINLFDDTEEMLSLYNAMDTIRNRYGDLSIMRASAMGAKTIGRFDNPFNGEPPVLLAHRNQ; encoded by the coding sequence ATGCAAAATAATATTTTACATCTAGATTTAGACACGTTTTTTGTCTCATGCGAGCGACTAATAGATAGTCGTTTGCAAAACAGACCTTTACTAGTTGGTGGTACAGGAGATAGAGGTGTAGTTGCAGCTTGTAGTTACGAAACTAGAGTATTTGGCGTGCATTCTGGTATGTCCATGAAAGTAGCGAGACGCTTATGTCCAGAAGCAACAGTAATTAGAGGTGACGCTTCAATTTATACTAAATATTCGCATTTAGTAACTGAGATAATTAAAGAAAAAGCACCCATTTTTGAAAAAGCTAGTGTAGATGAGTTTTATGTTGATTTAACAGGCATGGATAAATTTTATGGTTGTTATAAATATGCTTCAGAATTACGTCAAAAAATAATTAAAGACACAGGATTGCCAATTTCGTTTGGTTTATCTACTAATAAAATTGTTTCTAAAGTAGCAACAGGAGAAGCAAAACCAAATAACCAATTACAGATAGATTCTGGATTTGAAAAAGATTTTTTGGCACCTTTATCCATTCGTAAAATACCATCGGTTGGAGAAAAAACATATCAAGTTTTAAGAGGTTTGGGTGTTGATACTATTAGTGTTATTCAGCAAATGCCATTAGAAATGATGATTAGTGCGCTTGGAGCAAATGGACGAACCATTTGGAAAAGAGCTAATGGTATCGATAATCCGCCTTTAGTTCCTTTTTACGAACGTAAATCGCTATCAACAGAACGTACTTTTGGAAAAGATACCATTGATATGGTTAAGCTTAGAACCACCATTTTTGCTATGGCAGAAAATTTAGCTTTTCAATTAAGAAAAGGAAATAAACTTGCAGGAACATTGAGTGTAAAAATTAGGTATTCAGATTTTAATACTTACACTAAGCAAGTTAAAATCACCTATTCGAGTGCAGACCATGTTATTATTCCAAAAGTATTAGAGTTGTTTGAAAAACTATACCAACGCAGATTATTAATCCGATTGGTTGGTGTAAAAATTAGCGATATAGTAACAGGTAATTATCAAATTAATCTTTTTGATGATACCGAAGAAATGCTAAGTCTATACAATGCAATGGATACCATAAGAAACAGATATGGAGATTTAAGCATCATGAGAGCGTCTGCAATGGGAGCAAAAACCATTGGTAGATTTGATAATCCTTTTAATGGTGAACCACCAGTTTTATTAGCACATCGTAATCAATAA
- a CDS encoding LexA family transcriptional regulator yields the protein MNYISKNIKHLRSLKKLSQEGIAEELNVTRSRIGSYEENRSAPTIEFLIAFSDYFKIPIDILLRNDLTKAKDFSFIELNNQRVLFPITVDDANEHLIEVVPVKASAGYLAGYDDPEYIEQLQKIKLPFLPTGKHRAFPIKGDSMLPMKDGSFVIGRFIEDRSEIKSGRTYVLVTLNDGMVYKRVYNEIDLNNTLVLKSDNKIYNEYSVPINEVLEIWEFTCSINTQEYTQEELKISSILGMFNELGVELKALEKTLK from the coding sequence ATGAATTATATCTCTAAAAACATAAAGCATTTAAGGAGTCTTAAAAAGCTATCTCAAGAAGGAATAGCCGAAGAGTTAAATGTAACTAGATCACGTATTGGCTCTTACGAAGAGAATCGCTCTGCGCCTACTATTGAGTTTTTAATTGCTTTTTCTGATTACTTTAAAATACCAATAGATATTTTATTACGTAATGACTTAACAAAAGCTAAAGACTTCTCGTTTATTGAGCTAAATAATCAACGTGTGTTGTTTCCAATAACAGTCGATGATGCTAATGAACATTTAATTGAAGTGGTGCCTGTAAAAGCTTCTGCTGGTTATTTAGCAGGTTATGATGATCCTGAATATATTGAGCAATTACAAAAAATAAAACTTCCTTTTTTACCAACAGGAAAACATAGAGCATTCCCTATAAAAGGAGATTCTATGCTACCAATGAAAGATGGTTCTTTTGTTATAGGACGCTTTATAGAAGATAGAAGTGAAATAAAAAGCGGTAGAACATACGTACTTGTAACTTTAAACGATGGAATGGTTTACAAACGTGTTTATAATGAAATCGATTTAAACAATACGCTTGTATTAAAATCTGATAATAAAATCTATAATGAGTACAGCGTGCCTATTAATGAGGTTTTAGAGATTTGGGAATTTACATGTAGTATTAATACTCAAGAATATACTCAAGAGGAACTAAAAATTAGTAGTATTCTAGGTATGTTTAATGAATTGGGTGTTGAATTGAAGGCTTTGGAGAAGACTTTAAAATGA
- a CDS encoding YafY family protein: MSVQGKIKRYSLIIEKIKKGKNTSFEAIKDFLFDNGFEHTKRTIQRDFDDLRNEFGVEILYDSVKNNYYIDYDNSPNFENFIRFMELVNTADLLKESFKSKSESLKHIVFDNSEGLQGIQYLELFLSAIKQHREISFTHYNFQKNTTTKRLLKPYLLKEYANRWYIVGEQEGVNEFRNFGIDRVSNVQLTENTFIPNRDVDINYLYHDVIGMVYSENTKQRVILSFTPEQGQYVKTLPFHHSQQTLLDTDVEFQISLDVIPNRSLVERILMYGKAVKIIEPITLIKKIVDIHRSALSQYDF; the protein is encoded by the coding sequence ATGTCTGTACAAGGTAAAATAAAACGGTATTCTTTAATTATTGAAAAAATAAAAAAGGGTAAAAACACCTCTTTTGAAGCTATAAAAGATTTTTTATTTGATAATGGTTTTGAGCATACTAAACGGACAATTCAACGCGATTTTGACGATTTAAGAAATGAATTTGGTGTAGAGATTCTATATGATAGTGTTAAAAATAACTATTATATTGATTACGATAATAGTCCAAATTTTGAGAACTTTATTAGATTTATGGAGTTGGTAAATACGGCAGATTTATTAAAAGAAAGTTTTAAAAGCAAAAGTGAATCCTTGAAACATATTGTTTTCGATAATAGTGAAGGTCTTCAAGGAATACAGTATTTAGAGCTTTTTTTATCTGCTATAAAGCAGCATCGAGAAATTAGTTTTACACATTATAATTTTCAGAAAAATACGACTACAAAACGCTTACTAAAACCCTATTTGTTAAAAGAGTATGCTAATCGTTGGTATATTGTAGGAGAACAGGAAGGTGTAAATGAATTTAGAAATTTTGGAATTGATAGAGTTTCTAACGTACAATTAACTGAAAATACATTTATCCCAAATAGAGATGTGGATATTAATTATTTGTATCATGATGTTATTGGTATGGTGTATTCTGAAAACACCAAACAAAGAGTAATATTATCCTTTACTCCAGAACAAGGGCAATATGTAAAAACATTGCCTTTTCATCATTCTCAACAGACACTTTTAGATACAGATGTTGAGTTTCAAATCTCATTGGATGTAATACCTAATCGATCGCTTGTGGAACGAATTTTAATGTATGGAAAAGCGGTAAAAATAATCGAGCCAATTACTTTAATTAAGAAAATAGTTGATATTCATAGATCAGCTCTTTCTCAATATGATTTTTAG
- a CDS encoding PD-(D/E)XK nuclease family protein: MNIFKILANGHGSINENNISAFLGYLLDPKADHSLGYTFLEKFLEPVIPKDENFNIYKYEYKVFFEQGKEQRVDIVIVCYTDENYGGKNSQMINFVTAKKSIHKVFLIENKITLTSRTEDQLEKQIKSTTGELSKLKDFEIDNLDIYSIYTTPEDDKFDLEFKKLTANNNKTHIYWDNKDDEKSNTTIRSILERLLKDENNAKIETINTYTKDTIKSFIQFIDNGFKSEIAEEVVMKENLTIPVELVPSNADDFKIAFLKKGVATERYHYDDGRIEEKLWKVTKFNEDSNLMRNIYSKNISRKGKWIDLGITKLEIIVH, translated from the coding sequence ATGAACATATTTAAAATTCTTGCAAACGGTCATGGCTCAATTAATGAGAATAACATTTCTGCCTTTTTAGGTTACTTGTTAGATCCCAAGGCAGATCATTCTTTAGGTTATACTTTTTTAGAGAAATTCTTGGAACCTGTAATTCCAAAGGATGAAAACTTTAATATCTATAAGTATGAATATAAAGTGTTTTTTGAACAAGGAAAGGAGCAAAGAGTGGATATAGTAATTGTATGTTATACAGATGAAAACTACGGTGGTAAAAATTCACAAATGATAAATTTTGTAACTGCAAAAAAATCTATCCATAAAGTGTTTTTAATCGAAAATAAAATAACGCTAACCTCGAGAACTGAAGATCAGTTAGAAAAACAAATTAAATCAACAACAGGTGAATTATCAAAACTTAAGGACTTTGAAATAGATAATCTTGACATTTATTCTATATATACTACACCAGAAGATGATAAATTTGATTTAGAATTTAAAAAATTGACTGCTAATAACAATAAAACTCATATATATTGGGATAATAAGGATGACGAAAAATCGAATACTACAATTAGAAGTATTTTAGAAAGATTACTTAAGGATGAGAATAACGCAAAAATAGAAACAATCAATACATACACTAAAGATACAATAAAATCATTCATTCAATTTATTGATAATGGATTTAAATCAGAAATTGCCGAGGAAGTAGTAATGAAAGAAAATCTCACTATCCCTGTTGAGTTAGTTCCTTCAAATGCAGATGATTTTAAGATAGCATTTTTAAAAAAAGGAGTTGCTACGGAGCGTTACCATTATGATGATGGTAGAATAGAAGAAAAATTATGGAAGGTTACTAAATTTAATGAAGATTCTAATTTGATGAGGAATATTTACAGTAAAAATATTAGTAGAAAAGGAAAATGGATTGATTTAGGTATTACAAAGCTTGAAATTATAGTGCATTAA
- a CDS encoding P-loop NTPase fold protein, whose amino-acid sequence MSTSSIIDIPKKAGDKDQLGIEAYKNGLTNFIDSAQTPLTIAIQGEWGSGKTSLMNAIKHDLCDSNSKFHGIWINTWEYSLLTDEYTTMTNIIQGIIASVISELSKDKNQDLQALKSKAVNFFKAATRGATKFGANALTAGVAGDATDAFFESTEKQSSLRDLHSELQEQINISVEKNKDIKGFLFFIDDLDRINPPVAVQILELLKNIFDLENCIFILAIDYEVVVKGLEPKFGKKTTENEREFRSFFEKIIQLPFTMPIGQYRVNDLIIDNLIKLQYFNDGELTPEISDVIVDISNLTVGSNPRAIKRLLNSLSLVRSIMLAVENESKPTAFEQLINIGVFSIQIAYPLLFRVLERYPDFTAWNDEVMETFKLKTIDADLKEKLSKNEYFDEEWEQVLYQLCQRENFLSNRAMQISRLFNTLKIRIESNATDEANDSQDVTLLDVMTNAIQIASVTSYDTNIEESKVKEIHKSGFLKGLRERIKTSLLEQAVTKNIKMLYQQKAVKSNLTFLIEKENHKYRLDLSVHTSAKEYRIQARYGCWYFVKARHSNFESNLEESEAKAVKAKERFEGMLLKMDVLSKELPDNYYLNHYVLTNDKHNTIVATMNVTTPNAWGFIKDEQALEIYLDKLIKFLETVDDIKIVGW is encoded by the coding sequence ATGAGCACATCTAGTATTATAGACATTCCTAAAAAAGCAGGAGATAAAGATCAATTAGGGATAGAAGCCTATAAAAATGGTTTAACTAATTTTATAGATTCTGCACAAACACCTTTAACTATTGCTATTCAAGGTGAATGGGGATCTGGTAAAACATCGCTTATGAATGCTATCAAGCACGATTTGTGTGATAGTAATAGTAAGTTTCATGGCATTTGGATAAACACTTGGGAATACTCACTGCTTACCGACGAGTATACCACGATGACAAATATTATTCAAGGTATAATTGCTTCGGTTATTAGTGAGTTGTCTAAAGATAAAAACCAAGATTTACAAGCATTAAAAAGTAAGGCAGTTAACTTTTTTAAAGCAGCAACACGTGGAGCAACTAAATTTGGAGCAAATGCATTAACAGCAGGTGTGGCAGGAGATGCAACTGATGCTTTTTTTGAATCGACAGAAAAGCAATCTTCATTACGAGATTTGCATTCAGAACTACAGGAGCAAATAAATATTAGTGTAGAGAAAAACAAAGACATCAAAGGGTTCTTGTTTTTTATAGACGATTTAGACCGTATAAATCCACCAGTAGCTGTGCAAATTTTAGAGTTGTTAAAAAATATTTTCGATTTAGAAAACTGCATCTTTATTCTAGCTATAGATTATGAAGTAGTAGTAAAAGGATTAGAGCCAAAATTTGGTAAAAAAACAACCGAAAATGAACGTGAATTCCGTTCGTTTTTTGAGAAAATCATCCAATTACCGTTTACCATGCCTATTGGTCAATATCGTGTAAACGATTTGATAATTGACAATTTAATCAAACTACAGTATTTTAATGATGGCGAGTTAACACCAGAAATATCCGATGTTATAGTAGATATAAGTAACCTGACTGTTGGTTCTAACCCAAGAGCCATTAAGCGCTTGTTAAACAGTTTATCTTTAGTAAGAAGCATTATGCTTGCTGTAGAGAATGAAAGTAAACCTACAGCTTTTGAACAGCTTATAAACATTGGTGTGTTTAGTATTCAAATAGCCTATCCATTACTTTTTAGAGTTTTAGAACGCTATCCTGATTTTACCGCTTGGAATGATGAGGTTATGGAAACCTTTAAATTAAAAACTATTGATGCTGACTTAAAAGAAAAATTGTCTAAAAACGAATATTTTGATGAAGAATGGGAGCAAGTATTGTATCAATTATGCCAACGTGAGAACTTTCTAAGCAATCGAGCGATGCAAATTTCTAGGTTATTTAATACCTTAAAAATAAGAATAGAAAGTAATGCAACTGATGAGGCTAATGATTCGCAAGATGTAACTTTATTAGATGTTATGACAAATGCTATACAAATAGCATCTGTAACAAGTTACGATACAAATATTGAAGAGTCCAAGGTAAAAGAGATTCATAAATCTGGATTTTTAAAAGGGTTAAGAGAACGCATTAAAACATCACTTTTAGAACAAGCAGTTACAAAAAACATTAAGATGCTCTATCAGCAAAAGGCTGTAAAATCTAATCTTACTTTTTTAATTGAAAAAGAAAACCATAAATATCGTTTAGACCTTTCTGTGCATACAAGCGCTAAAGAATATCGTATACAGGCGCGATATGGCTGTTGGTATTTTGTAAAAGCAAGACATAGTAATTTTGAAAGTAATCTAGAAGAATCAGAAGCGAAAGCAGTTAAAGCAAAAGAGCGTTTTGAAGGTATGTTATTAAAGATGGATGTTTTGTCTAAAGAGTTACCCGATAACTATTACCTAAACCATTACGTACTAACAAACGATAAACATAATACTATTGTAGCTACAATGAATGTTACAACACCAAACGCTTGGGGTTTTATAAAAGATGAGCAAGCATTGGAAATCTATTTAGATAAATTAATAAAGTTTTTAGAAACAGTTGATGATATTAAAATTGTTGGTTGGTAA
- a CDS encoding RNA-directed DNA polymerase, with amino-acid sequence MKSETIAIKAINNYRKRDIIAYLSLRYYLDTSVSKTDVWAKEVAVNLSIKNETPNFLKTKHFKSFIDNEIKQRTIYVPGPNDIIAESVLINECSNFIEFYSNKSVYSYLLVSDEEDSIYKHYMHGWKERYNSIKQACENNIDQEVIYFDIKSFYPSISLDLARDKWIEACGKAKINDTIKRLGINFLSKYEKVQSDSNEKGLLVGPMFSHLIANLVLNEVDGTMETITNDKYWRYVDDIIIIGTSEEVKVYAQKLTELLEALNLDLHKEDKIFQISTKDWLSNSIAIDQELSNKWMKRINDLKNFIKMSSDQINDLNNTFKRNNIRIDIPMISEDIRSKSRRNRRLEDWFGNLIGNRKLSVSEIVNDFKILNKYYIDLFKSKVELKIDNTLGLKSHHTLLRYLVGRLIYLSSEEDLIMVSSKIADIPELKLQYEIIKSLISLDISMILRLGSNAAQAAAQVIKIKSKVVKCYITSPNSYEIQGLSIFKFHGISIEFGEETTVEEPLFKFASGNIKASKSIDDQFLNEFGALHGNTESKHEETLDSLFNENESWSFDAMESDYGYGY; translated from the coding sequence ATGAAATCAGAAACAATAGCTATAAAAGCAATCAATAATTATCGGAAGAGAGATATTATTGCTTACCTGTCTTTAAGATATTATTTAGATACATCTGTTAGTAAAACAGATGTTTGGGCTAAGGAGGTAGCTGTAAATCTTTCTATAAAAAATGAAACACCTAATTTTTTAAAGACGAAACACTTTAAATCATTTATAGATAATGAAATTAAACAAAGAACGATTTATGTGCCTGGACCAAATGACATAATAGCGGAGTCTGTGTTAATTAATGAATGTTCAAATTTTATTGAATTTTATTCGAATAAATCTGTCTATAGTTATCTTTTAGTCTCAGATGAAGAGGATTCAATTTATAAACATTACATGCATGGTTGGAAAGAAAGATATAACTCAATCAAACAAGCTTGCGAGAATAATATTGATCAAGAAGTAATATATTTTGATATTAAATCTTTTTATCCTTCAATTAGTTTGGATTTAGCAAGAGATAAATGGATAGAAGCATGTGGTAAAGCTAAAATTAATGATACAATAAAGAGATTAGGTATAAATTTTTTGAGTAAATATGAAAAGGTTCAAAGTGATTCAAATGAAAAGGGATTACTTGTTGGTCCTATGTTTAGTCATTTAATAGCAAATTTAGTGCTAAATGAAGTTGATGGAACAATGGAAACAATAACCAATGATAAATATTGGCGTTATGTGGATGATATTATTATCATTGGAACTTCAGAAGAAGTAAAGGTTTATGCTCAAAAGTTAACGGAACTACTTGAAGCGTTAAATTTAGATTTACATAAAGAAGATAAAATATTTCAAATTTCAACAAAAGATTGGTTATCAAATTCTATAGCAATTGATCAAGAGTTATCTAATAAATGGATGAAGCGAATTAATGATCTCAAGAATTTTATTAAAATGAGTTCTGATCAAATTAATGATCTTAATAATACATTTAAAAGAAATAATATTAGAATTGATATTCCTATGATTTCTGAAGATATTAGATCAAAGTCTCGCAGAAATCGTAGGCTAGAAGATTGGTTTGGTAATTTAATAGGAAATAGGAAACTGAGTGTGTCAGAAATAGTTAATGATTTTAAAATTTTAAATAAATATTATATTGACTTATTTAAGTCTAAGGTTGAATTAAAAATTGATAACACACTTGGGCTAAAATCGCATCATACACTTTTACGCTATTTAGTAGGTAGACTAATATATTTATCTTCGGAAGAGGATTTAATTATGGTAAGTTCAAAAATTGCAGACATACCAGAATTAAAACTTCAATATGAAATAATTAAGTCCTTAATTTCATTGGATATATCTATGATTTTAAGACTAGGGTCAAATGCAGCTCAAGCTGCTGCTCAAGTAATAAAAATAAAGTCAAAGGTTGTAAAATGTTATATTACTTCACCAAATAGTTACGAAATACAAGGATTATCTATTTTTAAATTTCATGGAATTTCTATTGAATTCGGGGAAGAAACTACAGTTGAAGAACCATTATTTAAATTTGCTTCAGGAAATATTAAGGCAAGTAAAAGCATAGATGATCAATTTTTAAATGAATTTGGAGCGTTACATGGTAATACTGAATCGAAACATGAAGAAACACTTGATTCTCTTTTTAATGAGAATGAGTCATGGTCTTTTGATGCAATGGAATCGGATTACGGTTATGGATATTAA